One Ficedula albicollis isolate OC2 chromosome Z, FicAlb1.5, whole genome shotgun sequence DNA window includes the following coding sequences:
- the TMEM174 gene encoding transmembrane protein 174 isoform X2, translating to MEQNNNNVEDFSLNVFSVTPCQPNRSDALVSDGDKAGTTLLFSVVQYIPPPYPSQEGTAVSPSYLHPVLSCCGAVPPSTSPILTTRSPHFCPAYALDNLAFTGDENYTAYPTENSGNQRLEDSSDEPEDYARNNLSPPRYEEIYPLSS from the exons ATGgagcaaaacaacaacaatgTAGAAGATTTCTCTTTGAATGTCTTTTCTGTCACTCCTTGTCAGCCAAACAGATCTGATGCCCTGGTGTCAGATGGGGATAAAGCTGGCACCACTCTGCTCTTTTCAG TGGTACAGTACATCCCTCCGCCGTACCCATCCCAGGAAGGCACTGCTGTGAGTCCCAGCTACCTTCACCcggtgctcagctgctgtggggctgttcCCCCCAGCACCTCGCCGATTCTCACCACGAGGTCTCCTCACTTCTGCCCTGCCTACGCCCTGGATAACCTGGCTTTTACTGGAGATGAGAACTACACTGCTTATCCTACAGAGAATTCCGGGAATCAGAG GTTAGAAGACAGCTCTGATGAACCAGAAGACTATGCCCGTAATAACTTGTCACCTCCACGTTATGAGGAAATATACCCTCTGTCTTCATAA
- the TMEM174 gene encoding transmembrane protein 174 isoform X1: protein MEQNNNNVEDFSLNVFSVTPCQPNRSDALVSDGDKAGTTLLFSGVFLGLVGITFTVMGWIKYDGITHLEWTQLLGPILLSVGVTFILIAVCKFNMLTCKPCKEREENASELDQTASRQSFVFTGINQPITFHGATVVQYIPPPYPSQEGTAVSPSYLHPVLSCCGAVPPSTSPILTTRSPHFCPAYALDNLAFTGDENYTAYPTENSGNQRLEDSSDEPEDYARNNLSPPRYEEIYPLSS from the exons ATGgagcaaaacaacaacaatgTAGAAGATTTCTCTTTGAATGTCTTTTCTGTCACTCCTTGTCAGCCAAACAGATCTGATGCCCTGGTGTCAGATGGGGATAAAGCTGGCACCACTCTGCTCTTTTCAGGTGTGTTTTTGGGACTGGTGGGGATCACTTTCACTGTGATGGGATGGATAAAATATGATGGCATTACTCACCTGGAGTGGACTCAGTTACTAGGGCCTATTCTGCTGTCTGTCGGGGTGACTTTTATTCTGATTGCTGTTTGTAAATTTAACATGCTTACATGCAAGCCCTgtaaagaaagagaggaaaatgcatCAGAACTTGACCAGACCGCAAGCAGACAGTCCTTTGTCTTCACCGGCATTAACCAGCCTATAACTTTCCATGGTGCCACAGTGGTACAGTACATCCCTCCGCCGTACCCATCCCAGGAAGGCACTGCTGTGAGTCCCAGCTACCTTCACCcggtgctcagctgctgtggggctgttcCCCCCAGCACCTCGCCGATTCTCACCACGAGGTCTCCTCACTTCTGCCCTGCCTACGCCCTGGATAACCTGGCTTTTACTGGAGATGAGAACTACACTGCTTATCCTACAGAGAATTCCGGGAATCAGAG GTTAGAAGACAGCTCTGATGAACCAGAAGACTATGCCCGTAATAACTTGTCACCTCCACGTTATGAGGAAATATACCCTCTGTCTTCATAA